A stretch of Ischnura elegans chromosome 4, ioIscEleg1.1, whole genome shotgun sequence DNA encodes these proteins:
- the LOC124157803 gene encoding uncharacterized protein LOC124157803 has product MMEKIQEINCRTQHLNELLRKYSGREAGIFFCSNWPQFLLASDHPEEELLSRDGLHLTPKGICCLLGSVEKYVSGVIKKEKLTLKHAPEISKPPTTDHPVPLPPIWPILMNSVPSKNQPPPTQCISLPEYSVVQWPPLQNSALACSTAVPPLPVWPSIKISMASQSTYLRGQRQPLSTPSLPLLPKPSDLNSHVSPKTLRGQRQPPSSLPLLPPLSKSSACTSPFSPITATKPFTLLDRPISTYFAMSSSPMVDTTSSKNTNHCYNSLMSNQMNMATPEPHNDSLYFDPSVSPQNVFPSENNSSDSSLFSWQFVRKRHSYKAEKQEAPCSPIPLSNRFSVQNPSIHKVDCKVLPSSVINPSPPSFSPSSRKPSMLSKSHARRNSNFNTLTYQPHICRPVRRQRRKPSCDFFYSSSSEALSSDSAPTMVSNVSVIIKAKNSVHSRYVYPGHGRR; this is encoded by the exons atgatggaaaaaatacagGAGATAAATTGTCGTACTCAACATTTAAATGAGTTGCTAAGGAAGTACAGTGGAAG GGAGGCTGGCATTTTCTTCTGCAGCAATTGGCCACAATTCCTATTGGCTTCAGATCATCCTGAGGAGGAGTTGCTGTCTAGGGATGGTCTACACCTCACTCCTAAGGGTATTTGCTGCCTGTTGGGTAGTGTAGAAAAGTATGTCTCTGGGgtgataaagaaagaaaaattaacctTGAAGCATGCCCCTGAAATTAGCAAACCTCCTACAACTGACCATCCAGTTCCATTACCACCAATCTGGCCGATTCTTATGAATTCTGTCCCCAGTAAAAACCAGCCTCCCCCTACCCAGTGTATTTCTCTTCCTGAATATAGTGTGGTTCAATGGCCACCACTTCAGAATTCTGCTCTCGCCTGTTCTACTGCTGTACCTCCTCTTCCTGTTTGGCCATCCATTAAAATTTCTATGGCCTCTCAGTCAACGTATCTTCGAGGCCAACGGCAGCCTCTTTCAACTCCATCTCTTCCTCTTCTGCCTAAGCCGTCTGATTTAAATTCTCATGTCTCTCCTAAAACTCTTCGAGGCCAACGGCAGCCTCCTTCATCTCTTCCTCTTCTACCTCCTTTGTCCAAGTCCTCTGCCTGTACATCTCCTTTTTCTCCCATTACCGCCACCAAACCGTTTACTCTTCTGGACAGGCCTATCTCCACATATTTTGCAATGTCTTCTTCTCCTATGGTTGATACTACTTCCTCTAAGAATACCAACCACTGTTATAATTCTCTTATGTCAAATCAGATGAATATGGCCACTCCTGAACCACATAACGATTCCCTATATTTCGACCCTTCAGTTTCTCCGCAAAATGTTTTCCCCTCAGAAAATAATTCCTCTGATTCAAGTTTGTTTTCTTGGCAGTTTGTGCGTAAGAGGCATAGTTATAAAGCAGAGAAGCAGGAAGCCCCTTGTAGTCCAATACCACTCTCAAATCGTTTTTCTGTGCAAAATCCGTCAATTCATAAGGTAGATTGCAAAGTTCTACCCTCTTCAGTGATAAATCCATCTCCCCCCAGTTTCTCACCCTCATCCCGGAAGCCATCAATGTTGTCCAAATCACATGCCAGACGTAATTCAAACTTCAATACACTGACATACCAACCTCATATATGTAGGCCTGTCCGGAGACAACGGAGAAAACCTTCTTGTGACTtcttttattcttcttcttctgagGCACTCAGCTCcgactcagcaccgaccatggtttcaaacgtaagtgtcattatcaaggcgaAAAATTCAGTACACTCTCGGTATGTATACCCAGGCCACGGTAGGAGGTGA